The Dehalococcoides mccartyi CG5 genome contains the following window.
CCAGCAGAGTCCCTTCCACTGCCAGTTCTTTGCTTCCGCAGGAGATTACCATATCTTCGGGGCGGGCATACAGGACAGGCAGGCTTTCCAAGCTGGCAGACGGGGCTTTGCCGTATTCCAGTTGTACCCTGCCTATATTTATAAGGTAACAGCGGCTGAGCTGGTGGCGGTCTACGTCTATTTGTGAGCCGTCTGTAGCTAGTATGCGGTAACTTTGGGGCAAGACAGGCGGCTGGTGAACGGCATTGGGTATTTCTGCAGGCCGTGCTAAGAGAAAGGTGGTCTTGCTGCGTTCTACTTTGTCCAGCAGGCGCTGGTATTCAGCCGGAGTCCGCGCCATGCCGTCCAGACAGGCTTGAAGATGTTTTTGATGTTCCAGATCACGGCCTTTCAGCTCTGAGACCATGTCCTGTATTTGAAGGGCGGTTTTGTCCAGGTTTAAAGACAATACCGTTATCTCCTTGTTTCTGCATTTGTTTCAGTATAAATCAAGATATGTATTCCCACAAGCAAGAAATGGCATTGATACGGGACACGTTTTGGTTTTTGCCCGTGCTGATAGAAGTGTTATAATGACTTTCATGTTAACCACGCTGCTTAGTGTTATGGTTATATCCTTTTCAGGTGTTCTTATGCCCGGTCCCATGTTTGCGTTGACTCTTTCCCGTAGCTATCATACCCCTTGGGCAGGTGCTCAGATTGTGCTTGGGCATATACTGGTGGAATTGCCTATTATTCTCCTTATCTATTTTGGTTTTGCCGGTTTTTTTGAGCTTATCTGGGTGCAGATACTGCTCAGTCTGGCCGGTGGAGTTATGATTGTTTACATGGGCTTGGGTATGATAAAAGCCCGGCGTGAAGCCAGCCAGGATAAGGCCTCCTTTAAACACAATACGGTAGTGTCCGGAGCGGCTATGAGCGCCTTAAATCCCTTTTTTCTGGTCTGGTGGGCAACTGTAGGGGCGATGCTGGTTATGAAAGTGTCAGACTACGGTCTGGCGGGGTTGGGGGCTTTGGCTGCCACTCATTGGCTGGTGGATTTAGCCTGGCTTTGTCTTATTTCATTTATTGTTTACCGCACCCATCGTCTGTGGGGGAGCAGGGTGAGGGAGTTAGTTTTTATAGGCTGCGGTTTGTTGCTGGTGGTTTTCGGAGTGTATTTTATCATCTCCGGGCTGAAACTGTGGCTTGCTTAATATTTTAAACCAGGAAAGGTTCGCTTATGGCTGTGGGGCTGGTTTATAACCATATATATTTAAATCATGATACAGGTACCCATGTGGAAAATCCTGACCGTTTATTGGCGATTATGGAATATCTGGAGACGCATGGCCTAAAAGACCGTTTGGTGCATATTGAGCCAAAGCGGGTGGGTATGCGTGAACTGGAGAGTTTTCATAAACGCAGTTATATAAGCCGGGTTGAGGAAGTGGGTTTCAGCGGAGGCGGCTGGCTGGATCAGGATACGGTTATTTCGTTGGATAGCTACGAAGCCGCTCTGTATGCCGTGGGCGGGGTGATTGAGGGAGTGGATAAGGTACTTTCAAGAGAACTTGATAGCGCCTTTGTGCTGTGTCGCCCGCCGGGTCACCATGCCTTGCCTGAGGCTTCCATGGGTTTCTGCGTTTTTAACAATGTGGCTTTAGGAGCCTTGCATGCCCTGAACAAGCATAAACTTAAGCGGGTAGCGGTGGTGGATTTTGATGTTCACCATGGCAATGGCATCCAGCATGTCTGTCTGAATGACCCCCGTCTAATTTATCTTTCTCTCCATCAGATTCATCATTTTCCTTTTACGGGAGACAGCCGGGAAAATGGTCCGTTTCAAAATATTTTAAATATCCCCTTGCCTGCGGGCTGCGGAGATAGCCATTATCAAAAGGCATTTGACGAGGTGATTGGTCCGTACCTTCGGAAATTTGCACCCGAACTGATACTGGTATGCGCCGGATATGATGCCCATTTTGCCGATGATATGGGCGAGATGTGTCTTTCCCAGCAGGGCTTTGCCGGTATAACCCGTGCCATAAAGCACGCGGCGGAGGAAGTTTGCGGGGGGAAACTGGTATTCAGTTTGGAGGGGGGTTACCACTACCTTGGTCTGGCCGAAGGAGTGGGGGCTACTCTGGCGGTTTTGTTAAATGAAGCATTGCCTCCCCCAAATACCAAAGCCCCCGAAGGGGCTGTGGGTAATCCTGATATTGACCTGATGATTAATGATTTACGGCATATTAACGGTATCAGGTAGCTCTGAATGGCGTTTTTTGCAGCTCATCTGGCACTCAGGGCAGTTTTCCTCGGTACAGGGTTCTACGTGGATAGTTACATAGTCTACCTTTAGTTTATCCTTCAGGTCCTGTTCCAGATGGTCACATATAGCATGAGATTTTTCCACCGAAAGTGTTTTAGGCATAACCAGATGCAGGTCTACATAACGGTAACTGCCGGCTTTGCGGGTGCGCAAGTTGTGAAATTCCACCAACTTTGACGTATGTTCGTTTATCAGGCTGGTAATAGCCTCTACCTCTTCTTTGGGCAGACGGGCATCTACCAGCGCCCCGAAAGATTTGTTGAGTATGTCCCAAGCGGCTTTGATGATGAGCAGTGCAACCAGCAAGGCTACAATGGGGTCAAGTATTACCCAGCCGGTTATTTTTACCAGAACAAGACCTACCAGCACTCCGGCTGAAGTGATTACATCAGTGGTAAGGTGTGAGGCATCTGCCTCCAGAGCAACTGAATCAGTCTCGTGGGCTATCTTTTTAAGATAACGCGAGACCAGAGTGTTGGCAACCACGGATATACCCATGATTACTACACCCCATTCCAGCATTTCCGGGGCAGAGCCTCCTATAAGTCTATTTACTGCTTCGTAGATTATCCATATAGCCGCTACGAATATAAGTACAGCTTCTACTGTACCGCTTACATTTTCCCACTTGCCATGCCCGTAAGGATGGTCAATATCTGCCGGTTTGTCAGAGGCTTTGACGCCGAAAAAGGCGATAACTGCGGCTATCAGATCCAAGGTACTGTGGATAGCCTCTGCCAGAATACTGACGCTACCGGTAACAAAACCAACTACCGTTTTCATAGCTATAAGAGTTGAGTTTGAAGCTATGGAGAATGATGCAGCTCTGGTTTTTCTGGTAGCCATTGTTTATCCTTGTATTATTTTATTAAGCTTTTTTAAAGGGTTTAAGCAGTTTGCCCCAGTCACCATTTTCCCAGGTAACCAGCAGGGAAGGGGCAACAAAAAGTGAGTCATAAGTACCGGCAATAAGACCGATAAGCATAACTATACTTAGGTTCTGGATAGACGCCCCAAGGAAGAGCATAAGGGCTACTACAGTAATGATAACCGTAAAGCTGGAGTTAATGGAACGGACTATGGTTTCCATAATACTCTGGTTCACCACTACCTCAAAGCTGGGGTGAATGCCTTTAAGCTGGTTTTCCCGTATGCGGTCAAAGACCACTACGGTGTTGTTGATACTGTAGCCGATAACGGCCATGATACCGATAATGAACATAAGGTTTATTTCCCAGCCGAAGATACCCGCCAGCAGGGCGAATATGCCCAGTACCACCAGGGCGTCATGGAAAAGGGCTATGACTGCGCAGGTGCCGTAATGGAAAGGTTTGGGCATGCGGCGGAAGGCCCAGGTAACATACAGAAGAATGCCCACCAGAGCCGCCCCAATAGCTATCAGCGCCATTTGGGTGGTCTGCCTGGCAATCATCGGGTCTACATTTTCAAACCCGCGTTCGGTC
Protein-coding sequences here:
- the secF gene encoding protein translocase subunit SecF; translation: MNKIIQHRPLFIFISALIILAGLASLLIFGLKPGIEFSSGSMLTVKFDQTVSIDELTQELRSLGQNEAIVQVTGDGDYLIRTSQLDVSQKISLETSLEETFGNLTERGFENVDPMIARQTTQMALIAIGAALVGILLYVTWAFRRMPKPFHYGTCAVIALFHDALVVLGIFALLAGIFGWEINLMFIIGIMAVIGYSINNTVVVFDRIRENQLKGIHPSFEVVVNQSIMETIVRSINSSFTVIITVVALMLFLGASIQNLSIVMLIGLIAGTYDSLFVAPSLLVTWENGDWGKLLKPFKKA
- a CDS encoding histone deacetylase family protein, encoding MAVGLVYNHIYLNHDTGTHVENPDRLLAIMEYLETHGLKDRLVHIEPKRVGMRELESFHKRSYISRVEEVGFSGGGWLDQDTVISLDSYEAALYAVGGVIEGVDKVLSRELDSAFVLCRPPGHHALPEASMGFCVFNNVALGALHALNKHKLKRVAVVDFDVHHGNGIQHVCLNDPRLIYLSLHQIHHFPFTGDSRENGPFQNILNIPLPAGCGDSHYQKAFDEVIGPYLRKFAPELILVCAGYDAHFADDMGEMCLSQQGFAGITRAIKHAAEEVCGGKLVFSLEGGYHYLGLAEGVGATLAVLLNEALPPPNTKAPEGAVGNPDIDLMINDLRHINGIR
- a CDS encoding cation diffusion facilitator family transporter — translated: MATRKTRAASFSIASNSTLIAMKTVVGFVTGSVSILAEAIHSTLDLIAAVIAFFGVKASDKPADIDHPYGHGKWENVSGTVEAVLIFVAAIWIIYEAVNRLIGGSAPEMLEWGVVIMGISVVANTLVSRYLKKIAHETDSVALEADASHLTTDVITSAGVLVGLVLVKITGWVILDPIVALLVALLIIKAAWDILNKSFGALVDARLPKEEVEAITSLINEHTSKLVEFHNLRTRKAGSYRYVDLHLVMPKTLSVEKSHAICDHLEQDLKDKLKVDYVTIHVEPCTEENCPECQMSCKKRHSELPDTVNMP
- a CDS encoding LysE family transporter, which produces MTFMLTTLLSVMVISFSGVLMPGPMFALTLSRSYHTPWAGAQIVLGHILVELPIILLIYFGFAGFFELIWVQILLSLAGGVMIVYMGLGMIKARREASQDKASFKHNTVVSGAAMSALNPFFLVWWATVGAMLVMKVSDYGLAGLGALAATHWLVDLAWLCLISFIVYRTHRLWGSRVRELVFIGCGLLLVVFGVYFIISGLKLWLA